The Candidatus Woesearchaeota archaeon sequence CGTCATTACCATTAACAATGACGCCACTAGAAACTTTACACAAATTGAAAGGTTACACTGCGAGATGTCTTTTCATTGAGCTTCCGCTTTTGCGGAAGCTCTACAAAAGAGGACATCTTTGGAGTCCTGGAAAATTTGTTGGAAGCGTAGGACACATAACATTGGACAAAGCGAAGAATTATCTCGAGGCGCATCACGCCAAAGCCACTCTTTACTGGAATCCCATCCCCGAAGCGAAGCGGAGGGGCGAGCGAAGCGAGGCCTTTAGGCATGGGAGGATGTCAATT is a genomic window containing:
- the tnpA gene encoding IS200/IS605 family transposase, whose protein sequence is MWHLQWCTKYRYKIFSSEQKRGLCKIFLHECAKRYNFTIEDCEVDVDHVHVLASLPLTMTPLETLHKLKGYTARCLFIELPLLRKLYKRGHLWSPGKFVGSVGHITLDKAKNYLEAHHAKATLYWNPIPEAKRRGERSEAFRHGRMSI